The proteins below come from a single Parageobacillus toebii NBRC 107807 genomic window:
- a CDS encoding ArsR/SmtB family transcription factor, with translation MNKNKHSFLSSETVESVSLIFKALADPTRIKILYLLSQEECSVNHIAEVLEMSQSAISHQLSILRNLRLVKYRREGKTLLYSCDDEHVISLLMQAIHHSEHH, from the coding sequence ATGAACAAAAATAAACATTCTTTTTTGTCTTCTGAAACTGTTGAAAGTGTATCACTCATTTTTAAAGCGTTGGCTGACCCAACACGAATCAAGATACTTTACTTATTGTCGCAAGAAGAATGTTCAGTAAACCATATCGCTGAAGTATTGGAGATGTCTCAATCGGCAATTTCCCATCAATTAAGCATATTGAGAAATCTACGATTAGTGAAATATCGCCGTGAGGGAAAAACATTGCTTTATTCTTGTGATGACGAACACGTAATTTCTTTATTAATGCAAGCCATTCACCATTCTGAACATCATTAA
- a CDS encoding CDGSH iron-sulfur domain-containing protein, producing the protein MSKVQIKVNDNGSYRITGDVELIDAEGNKFVTKQTFSLCRCGLSNNVPFCDGSHKGKFHSVVRATPSESQ; encoded by the coding sequence ATGTCCAAAGTGCAAATTAAAGTGAACGATAACGGCTCCTATCGTATCACTGGCGATGTGGAGCTTATTGATGCGGAAGGAAATAAATTTGTAACCAAACAAACCTTTTCGCTTTGCCGGTGTGGGCTGTCCAATAATGTACCATTTTGCGACGGTTCCCATAAAGGCAAATTCCACTCTGTTGTCCGCGCCACTCCGTCCGAATCGCAATGA
- a CDS encoding SDR family NAD(P)-dependent oxidoreductase has product MRIEGKHIVITGASSGIGEQIAYEAARQKALPVLLARNEEKLKAVARQIEHTYGILPRYYRLDVSDTDAVETVFQQLFRDVQTVDVLVNNAGFGVFRNVEDIDIEEMKDMFAVNVFGLIACTKIVYLHMQKRRSGHIINIASQAGKLATPKSSVYAATKHAVLGFTDSLRMEAEQYGIFVTAVNPGPIRTNFFHVADQSGEYVKNVERWMLSPEKVAKQVVSVMMTPTREVNMPRWMNIGSQLYRLFPSVVEKVGKRAFFKK; this is encoded by the coding sequence TTGCGGATAGAAGGCAAACATATCGTCATTACTGGAGCGTCAAGCGGCATCGGTGAACAGATCGCCTATGAAGCGGCACGCCAAAAGGCGCTGCCGGTGTTGCTTGCCAGAAATGAAGAAAAGTTGAAAGCGGTGGCAAGACAAATTGAACATACATATGGCATTTTGCCACGTTATTATCGGTTGGATGTGAGTGATACAGATGCGGTAGAAACGGTGTTTCAACAATTATTTCGTGATGTCCAAACGGTTGATGTATTAGTAAATAACGCAGGTTTTGGCGTGTTTCGCAATGTGGAAGACATTGATATCGAGGAAATGAAAGACATGTTTGCTGTCAATGTATTTGGTTTAATCGCTTGCACAAAAATAGTATATTTACATATGCAAAAAAGGCGAAGCGGCCATATTATTAATATTGCTTCACAAGCAGGAAAATTGGCAACTCCAAAATCGAGCGTATATGCTGCTACCAAACATGCGGTGCTTGGGTTTACGGACAGTTTGCGGATGGAGGCGGAACAGTACGGGATTTTTGTTACTGCTGTGAACCCGGGGCCGATTCGGACGAATTTTTTCCATGTCGCCGACCAATCAGGGGAATATGTAAAAAATGTGGAACGATGGATGCTTTCGCCGGAAAAAGTAGCAAAACAGGTCGTTTCGGTTATGATGACGCCGACAAGGGAAGTAAATATGCCGCGCTGGATGAATATTGGGAGTCAACTCTATCGCTTATTTCCATCCGTGGTCGAGAAAGTCGGGAAACGTGCATTCTTCAAAAAATAA
- a CDS encoding iron-sulfur cluster biosynthesis family protein, whose translation MNITFTDKAIKQLTPILAQTGRMLKLKYDTDGCGCLVDGVIALWLVDEADEDDIAVETNFVPVFVEKSRLVFYDDVMTIDVVEGTSSFLLKSPGQILSPRMPLVEVSEQHER comes from the coding sequence GTGAATATTACATTTACAGATAAAGCGATCAAACAGCTTACTCCTATTTTAGCGCAAACAGGGCGAATGTTGAAGCTAAAATATGACACAGATGGATGCGGATGCCTCGTTGACGGTGTCATTGCCTTATGGCTCGTCGATGAAGCAGATGAGGACGATATCGCTGTCGAGACGAATTTCGTTCCTGTTTTTGTGGAAAAGTCCCGTCTCGTGTTCTATGATGATGTGATGACGATTGACGTTGTCGAAGGGACGAGCAGTTTTTTGCTGAAAAGCCCTGGACAAATTTTAAGTCCACGCATGCCGCTTGTAGAAGTGAGTGAGCAACATGAAAGATAA
- a CDS encoding YqkC family protein produces MKDKLKQIANVAKQKTWVSFLHENDPYSLLHWSIAGVYHEPKDVWLLQNEMTFETKEFATLDEAIAWMDEHMPNITEIL; encoded by the coding sequence ATGAAAGATAAGCTGAAACAAATCGCCAATGTAGCGAAGCAAAAAACTTGGGTATCATTTTTGCATGAAAACGATCCATACAGTTTGCTGCATTGGTCGATTGCCGGCGTCTATCATGAGCCAAAAGACGTCTGGCTTTTGCAAAATGAAATGACGTTTGAGACAAAAGAATTTGCCACACTAGATGAAGCAATAGCGTGGATGGATGAGCATATGCCTAATATCACGGAAATTTTATAA
- the namA gene encoding NADPH dehydrogenase NamA gives MKTMLFSPYTIRGVTIKNRIVMSPMCMYSCDTEDGKVRNWHKIHYPTRAVGQVGLIIVEATAVAAQGRISSRDLGIWSDEHVDGLRELASLVKEHGAKIGIQLAHAGRKSEVDGEIIAPSAIPFSEKTRTPKEMTKADIEETIQAFQNGARRAKEAGFDIIEIHGAHGYLINEFLSPLSNRRQDEYGGSPENRYRFLGEIIDAVREVWDGPLFVRISASDYHPEGLTVKDYIPYAKRMKEQGVDLIDVSSGAVVPANIHVYPGYQVPFAETIRREANIATGAVGLITSGLQAEEILRSGRADLVFLGRELLRNPYWPYAAAKELGTAISAPVQYERGWRF, from the coding sequence ATGAAAACGATGCTTTTTTCACCGTATACGATACGCGGGGTTACTATCAAAAACCGGATTGTTATGTCTCCTATGTGTATGTATTCTTGCGATACAGAAGATGGAAAAGTACGAAATTGGCATAAAATTCATTATCCGACACGTGCTGTCGGCCAAGTCGGTCTTATTATCGTTGAAGCGACTGCCGTTGCTGCTCAAGGAAGAATTTCGTCACGCGACTTAGGAATCTGGAGCGATGAGCATGTAGATGGATTGCGTGAATTAGCCTCGCTCGTCAAAGAGCATGGAGCTAAAATCGGCATCCAGCTTGCCCATGCCGGGCGCAAATCGGAAGTAGATGGAGAAATTATCGCTCCTTCAGCAATTCCATTCAGTGAAAAAACACGCACCCCGAAAGAAATGACAAAAGCAGACATTGAAGAAACGATCCAAGCGTTCCAAAATGGCGCGCGCCGCGCCAAAGAAGCTGGTTTTGATATCATCGAAATTCACGGTGCCCACGGCTATTTAATTAATGAATTTTTGTCGCCGCTATCGAACCGGCGGCAAGACGAGTATGGCGGTTCACCAGAAAACCGCTACCGCTTTTTAGGAGAAATTATCGATGCCGTAAGAGAAGTATGGGACGGACCGCTCTTTGTGCGCATTTCCGCTTCTGATTACCACCCGGAAGGCTTGACGGTCAAAGATTATATTCCATATGCAAAACGCATGAAAGAACAGGGAGTCGACCTTATCGACGTAAGTTCTGGAGCTGTCGTTCCCGCAAATATCCATGTGTATCCAGGCTACCAAGTTCCGTTTGCGGAAACGATTCGCCGTGAAGCGAATATTGCCACTGGCGCAGTTGGGCTCATTACTTCCGGTCTGCAAGCGGAAGAAATTTTAAGAAGCGGCCGCGCGGATTTAGTATTCCTTGGGCGCGAACTGTTGCGCAACCCATATTGGCCATACGCCGCCGCAAAAGAGTTGGGAACTGCGATTTCCGCCCCAGTACAATATGAGCGGGGATGGCGTTTCTAA
- the proI gene encoding pyrroline-5-carboxylate reductase ProI yields MKRETTITFIGAGSMAEALVSGMTKTLYQPEQIIMTNRCNQKRLEYMKKTYGVRIETNKEKAVKEADIVILAMKPKDAAEGIISIAPMIGEHQLIISVLAGVTTETIVSLIGKNVAVIRAMPNTSATIGQSATAISQGRFATETHLAIAKTLFETVGIVTVVPEHDLHAVTGLSGSGPAYVYYLVEAMEKAAEEIGLDRTVAKELILQTIIGAAQMLQATNKHPSILRKEVTSPGGTTEAGIQVLERYRYQEAVVACIKRATERSEELGKALVSSSLPRAAAPSR; encoded by the coding sequence GTGAAACGAGAAACGACCATTACGTTTATCGGTGCCGGTTCGATGGCAGAAGCACTTGTTTCCGGAATGACAAAAACATTGTACCAGCCTGAACAAATTATTATGACAAACCGTTGTAATCAAAAGCGTCTTGAATATATGAAAAAAACGTATGGAGTCCGGATCGAAACCAATAAAGAAAAAGCGGTAAAAGAAGCCGATATTGTCATTTTAGCGATGAAGCCGAAAGACGCGGCAGAAGGCATCATTTCCATTGCTCCAATGATTGGCGAACATCAGCTGATCATTTCCGTGCTGGCTGGCGTTACGACGGAAACCATCGTTTCACTAATTGGTAAAAACGTTGCGGTGATTCGCGCCATGCCAAATACGTCAGCAACGATCGGTCAGTCTGCCACTGCCATCTCTCAAGGCCGTTTTGCTACTGAAACACATTTGGCGATTGCGAAAACGTTGTTTGAGACGGTGGGCATTGTCACGGTCGTTCCTGAACATGATTTGCACGCCGTTACAGGGCTTTCCGGAAGCGGACCTGCCTATGTCTATTATTTAGTGGAAGCAATGGAAAAAGCGGCGGAAGAAATCGGACTTGACCGTACTGTCGCAAAAGAATTGATTTTGCAAACAATTATCGGCGCGGCACAAATGTTGCAAGCAACGAACAAACATCCTTCTATCTTGCGCAAAGAAGTAACTAGTCCGGGCGGAACGACCGAAGCTGGCATTCAAGTGCTGGAGCGTTACCGATACCAGGAAGCGGTTGTTGCTTGTATCAAACGGGCAACGGAGCGATCTGAAGAGTTAGGAAAAGCGCTTGTTTCTTCTTCTCTTCCTCGCGCTGCCGCTCCATCTCGCTAA
- the rnz gene encoding ribonuclease Z gives MELLFLGTGAGVPAKERNVSSIALQLLEERGATWLFDCGEATQHQILHTSIRPRRIENIFITHLHGDHIFGLPGLLGSRSFQGGDTPLTIYGPKGIQAFIEISLSVSCTRLKYDLQVVEIEEGTIFEDERFLVIAKQLDHGIPSYGFRVVEKDLPGTLLVDKLKALGIRPGPIYQQIKLGKTVQLDDGTVIDGRDFVGPPQKGRIVTILGDTRYCEASVELAKEADVLVHEATFAAEDSALAHDYFHSTAVQAAEVAKLAGVKRLILTHISSRYQGTLSEELLEQARELFPNTELASDFSSFIIPRKK, from the coding sequence GTATCATCGATTGCGCTGCAGCTATTAGAAGAACGCGGGGCAACGTGGTTATTTGATTGCGGAGAGGCGACACAACATCAAATTTTACATACGTCCATTCGTCCGAGACGAATTGAAAATATTTTTATCACCCATCTTCACGGTGATCATATTTTCGGGTTGCCGGGATTGCTTGGCAGCCGCTCTTTTCAAGGCGGTGATACACCGTTAACCATATATGGCCCGAAAGGAATTCAAGCGTTTATCGAAATATCGCTTTCCGTTAGTTGCACACGTTTGAAATACGACCTGCAAGTTGTCGAAATCGAGGAAGGAACGATTTTTGAGGACGAACGATTTTTAGTGATTGCCAAGCAGCTCGATCACGGCATCCCTTCCTATGGCTTTCGGGTTGTGGAAAAAGATTTGCCTGGCACACTTTTAGTAGATAAATTGAAGGCGCTCGGCATTCGTCCTGGTCCTATTTATCAACAAATTAAACTGGGGAAAACGGTGCAGTTAGACGACGGTACGGTCATTGATGGGCGCGATTTTGTCGGTCCTCCACAAAAAGGGAGAATTGTCACGATTCTTGGCGATACACGCTATTGCGAAGCGAGCGTGGAACTGGCGAAAGAAGCAGATGTGCTCGTTCACGAAGCAACGTTTGCGGCAGAGGATAGCGCTTTGGCGCATGATTATTTTCATTCTACCGCTGTCCAAGCGGCGGAAGTGGCGAAACTCGCTGGAGTAAAGAGACTGATTTTAACTCATATTAGTTCCCGATATCAAGGAACGCTAAGTGAAGAACTGCTAGAGCAGGCAAGAGAGTTGTTTCCGAATACGGAGTTGGCATCCGATTTTTCTTCTTTTATCATTCCGCGAAAAAAATAA
- a CDS encoding MBL fold metallo-hydrolase: MNEHIYRIVVPTPFPVGNVNMYLIKGDSLTLIDAGVKTEEAWRSFQQQLRQIGYAPSDIDQVVITHHHPDHVGLLDYLPDTIPVIGHQKADRWLRQDETFFQQHQRFFEQFLLECGVDRSFLAELPNLRGSLRYACHRPLTATVKEGDLLPGLPHWKVIETPGHAQSHVVFYRETDGAMIGGDHLLLHISPNPLMEPPFPGETERPKPLVQYNASLLKMRNYDISFVMTGHGEDVTDVFALIEKRLRKQRERAEQVLDMLKQRPHTVFEVCQKLFPTVYQQEFILTMSETIGQLDYLEENVAVRKTKVNDYYIYEAMEGSICG; the protein is encoded by the coding sequence ATGAATGAACATATTTATCGCATCGTCGTGCCGACGCCGTTTCCGGTTGGAAATGTAAACATGTACTTGATTAAAGGAGATAGCTTGACTCTGATTGATGCCGGTGTAAAAACAGAAGAGGCGTGGCGCTCGTTTCAACAGCAGCTTCGTCAAATTGGATATGCTCCTTCCGACATTGATCAAGTTGTCATTACCCATCACCATCCTGACCATGTCGGCTTGCTCGATTATTTACCAGATACAATTCCGGTCATTGGCCATCAGAAAGCAGATCGCTGGCTTCGCCAGGACGAAACATTTTTTCAACAACATCAACGATTTTTTGAACAGTTTTTGTTAGAATGTGGCGTGGATCGTTCGTTTCTCGCAGAACTTCCAAATTTACGGGGCTCGCTCCGCTATGCATGTCATCGTCCGCTTACCGCTACGGTCAAAGAAGGTGATTTGCTGCCGGGCTTGCCGCATTGGAAAGTAATTGAAACACCGGGACATGCCCAAAGCCATGTTGTGTTTTACCGCGAAACAGACGGTGCGATGATTGGTGGAGATCATTTGCTTTTACATATTTCTCCAAATCCATTGATGGAGCCGCCTTTTCCAGGAGAAACGGAGCGCCCGAAACCATTAGTGCAGTATAACGCTTCATTGCTTAAAATGCGGAATTACGACATTTCTTTTGTCATGACGGGACATGGGGAGGATGTAACAGACGTATTTGCATTGATTGAAAAACGGCTCCGTAAACAACGCGAACGTGCCGAGCAAGTGCTCGATATGCTCAAGCAAAGACCGCATACGGTATTTGAAGTTTGCCAAAAGCTATTTCCTACTGTATATCAACAAGAGTTTATATTAACGATGTCTGAAACGATTGGGCAGCTTGATTACTTAGAAGAGAACGTCGCAGTGAGAAAGACAAAAGTAAATGATTATTACATTTATGAAGCGATGGAGGGATCTATTTGCGGATAG
- a CDS encoding YqzH family protein, which yields MALLDEKWLKKLIRNCFLQYGHDTESLFLHDFEWKQLCEKILLEKTNHEDMDMYEIVHDVIYEYITK from the coding sequence GTGGCATTGTTGGACGAAAAATGGCTTAAAAAACTTATTCGCAACTGCTTTCTTCAATATGGACATGACACGGAATCTCTGTTTCTTCATGACTTCGAATGGAAACAGTTGTGCGAAAAAATTTTACTAGAAAAAACAAACCATGAAGATATGGATATGTACGAAATTGTGCATGATGTCATTTATGAATATATAACGAAATAA